One region of Ahniella affigens genomic DNA includes:
- a CDS encoding transposase: protein MVHADASYIGADKRVKSKRIKWHIAQKRGKIKAMRPSPWKRAVEEVETVKARIHARVEHPFRVAKRPFGFVKVRFEGLAKNTAQVPTLFALANLWMARKQLLMMMTGELRPQFGK, encoded by the coding sequence ATGGTGCATGCCGATGCCAGCTATATCGGTGCGGACAAGCGTGTGAAGAGCAAACGCATCAAGTGGCACATCGCCCAGAAGCGCGGCAAGATCAAGGCCATGCGGCCGAGTCCATGGAAGCGTGCGGTTGAAGAGGTGGAAACGGTGAAGGCCCGCATACATGCTCGCGTCGAGCATCCGTTCCGAGTTGCGAAGCGCCCGTTCGGATTCGTAAAGGTGCGCTTCGAAGGCTTGGCGAAGAACACCGCTCAGGTGCCGACACTGTTTGCCCTGGCGAACCTGTGGATGGCGCGCAAGCAACTGCTGATGATGATGACGGGAGAGTTGCGTCCGCAGTTTGGGAAGTAA
- a CDS encoding pirin family protein, which produces MISLRPAAERGHFRIDWLDSQHTFSFGHYHDPRFMGFGPLRVINQDIVQPGKGFARHGHQNMEIISYVIHGGLAHQDSLGTGSVIRPGEIQRMRAGTGIEHSEFNASQDELVQFLQIWVQPDRLGLQPGYAQQDFPLESRRNQLKLLASGYGEEGVIEVRQNMRMFGGLFDAGHTADYAVADARGIWIQLIRGTLQINHTLMQAGDGLAARHESSLSIRASQEAEFLLFDLPIAN; this is translated from the coding sequence ATGATAAGCCTTCGCCCTGCTGCCGAACGCGGTCACTTCCGGATTGACTGGCTGGACTCCCAGCACACGTTTTCGTTTGGTCATTACCACGACCCGCGCTTCATGGGCTTCGGCCCACTGCGCGTGATCAATCAGGACATTGTGCAGCCAGGCAAAGGCTTCGCGCGCCACGGCCACCAGAACATGGAGATCATCAGTTATGTGATCCATGGTGGCTTGGCGCACCAGGACAGCCTTGGTACGGGTTCGGTCATCCGGCCCGGCGAGATTCAGCGCATGCGTGCCGGCACGGGGATCGAACACAGCGAGTTCAATGCCTCCCAAGACGAGTTGGTGCAGTTCCTGCAGATCTGGGTTCAACCCGATCGGCTGGGGCTGCAGCCTGGCTATGCACAGCAGGATTTTCCGCTCGAATCACGGCGCAACCAACTGAAGCTGCTGGCCTCGGGTTACGGCGAGGAAGGCGTGATTGAGGTGCGGCAGAACATGCGGATGTTTGGTGGCCTGTTTGATGCCGGGCACACTGCTGACTACGCGGTGGCGGACGCCCGCGGAATCTGGATTCAGCTGATCCGGGGCACGCTCCAAATCAACCACACCCTGATGCAAGCTGGCGACGGATTGGCGGCGCGGCACGAATCGAGCCTGTCGATCCGAGCCAGTCAGGAAGCCGAGTTTCTGTTGTTTGATCTGCCGATCGCGAATTGA
- a CDS encoding M28 family metallopeptidase — protein MMPASILLAAALNQAAPVTVVDIEHATLTEVNDAKALASTHGWWLELGNELVLAGLNKSDEQHLGLPLQARFESVDAARLRVIGRGCAEPIQFGQEIASSGRWQLRLVDPGQPLPDDDAHLTIRAFEPNQVLAQRHRLSTAARAKAAADPAVQAVVDSIDSARWFADVSTLASFDRSSYATTSLAQARDWIAGQMQTIGLTASTPNFNMSSPSGTITRQNVLGVWTGTSLPDEWVIVGAHYDSRTTNINTTLNTPGAEDNASGCAGVLELARALVPRQPTRTVLFMCYAGEEQNLLGSAAHVQSLNSGGQLTKVQAVVIMDMIGYSADANLQALYETSATYLSYAQRFGAAATTYVPALDVVYSTNPFGSDHMPYLNAGRQTLLAIENDWDIYPHYHRSTDTPANMGANAAAMGSAILKTNAAVLAELVGLPPAAEFADGFESPAR, from the coding sequence ATGATGCCCGCTTCGATCTTGCTCGCTGCTGCACTGAATCAGGCGGCACCAGTCACGGTGGTCGACATTGAGCACGCAACGCTCACCGAGGTGAACGACGCGAAAGCGTTGGCATCGACGCACGGCTGGTGGCTGGAACTCGGGAACGAATTGGTGCTAGCGGGGCTTAACAAAAGCGACGAGCAACATCTAGGCCTGCCGTTGCAGGCACGGTTCGAATCCGTCGATGCGGCGCGGCTGCGCGTCATTGGCCGGGGCTGCGCTGAGCCGATCCAGTTCGGCCAGGAGATCGCAAGCAGTGGCCGTTGGCAATTGCGCCTGGTTGATCCGGGACAACCGTTGCCGGACGACGATGCGCATCTCACGATCCGTGCTTTCGAACCGAATCAAGTCTTGGCGCAGCGGCATCGACTGAGCACTGCAGCGCGCGCCAAAGCCGCAGCGGACCCAGCCGTGCAGGCCGTTGTCGATTCGATCGACAGTGCCCGTTGGTTCGCCGATGTCAGCACCCTGGCGAGCTTTGATCGATCGAGCTATGCGACCACCAGTTTGGCGCAAGCGCGCGACTGGATCGCCGGACAAATGCAGACGATCGGGCTCACGGCCAGCACACCCAACTTCAACATGAGCAGCCCAAGCGGCACCATCACCCGCCAGAATGTGCTGGGCGTCTGGACTGGTACCAGCCTGCCGGATGAATGGGTCATCGTGGGCGCGCATTACGATTCGCGCACCACCAACATCAACACCACGCTCAACACCCCAGGCGCCGAAGACAATGCGTCCGGATGTGCCGGTGTACTCGAACTGGCGCGTGCGCTGGTGCCGCGCCAACCGACGCGCACGGTGTTGTTCATGTGCTATGCCGGCGAAGAGCAGAACCTGCTTGGCAGCGCGGCGCACGTGCAGTCCCTAAACAGCGGTGGGCAACTGACCAAGGTCCAGGCGGTCGTCATCATGGACATGATCGGCTATAGCGCCGATGCGAATCTGCAGGCACTGTATGAGACCAGCGCGACGTACCTTTCGTACGCGCAGCGCTTCGGTGCCGCCGCAACCACCTATGTCCCCGCTTTGGACGTGGTCTACAGCACCAATCCGTTCGGCTCCGATCACATGCCCTATCTGAATGCCGGTCGGCAGACTTTGCTCGCAATCGAAAACGACTGGGATATCTACCCGCACTACCACAGGTCCACCGATACGCCCGCCAATATGGGCGCGAATGCAGCGGCCATGGGTAGCGCCATCCTGAAGACCAACGCCGCCGTGCTCGCCGAACTGGTGGGCTTGCCCCCGGCCGCTGAATTCGCCGACGGCTTTGAATCGCCAGCGCGCTGA
- a CDS encoding helix-turn-helix domain-containing protein, which yields MNQYLIATVLGTLLLCALIVDYRRTGIAATGWLAAWLATRVLVLWLALLESAAPEMGPTAFGLLAPLSTTASGPLLFAFVYAAKLHRTPPTWLFAPIAAHATALLFPGTHQYLDIRVAILPCMVFAFAAACIAFRHWDQNNPLRGQVAAVLGAVACLHVLNAFGVLFPDATRIEWAILALVSSGLFAWTLYRLLMTAPTSGVQAIFRRSQALPITDRFERVDAAMHSKGMWRVPDLNPATSARATELSVSETSHALNRPRVVCRSPATPMPDHFERIDVAMRSRKMWRIPDLSLATLAQATELSVSETSRALNRAEIGGFFAYVNTLRLDDACALLSDPDQARYTVEGLGREAGFATRSTFYKVFRERLGVTPHGFRQKALRKATKEDDLLSDRGVRPSITQQMAP from the coding sequence ATGAACCAATACCTGATCGCTACAGTATTGGGAACCTTGTTGCTCTGCGCTCTGATCGTGGACTACAGGCGCACCGGCATTGCTGCCACCGGTTGGTTGGCGGCATGGCTGGCAACCCGAGTATTGGTGCTGTGGCTGGCATTACTCGAATCGGCAGCTCCGGAGATGGGACCGACTGCGTTTGGGTTGCTCGCCCCGTTGTCGACTACAGCGTCAGGACCGCTGCTGTTCGCATTCGTGTATGCGGCCAAACTGCACAGAACGCCGCCGACCTGGCTATTCGCACCCATCGCAGCGCACGCGACCGCGTTGCTTTTTCCTGGCACGCATCAGTACCTGGATATCCGCGTCGCCATCCTGCCGTGCATGGTTTTCGCCTTCGCCGCGGCATGCATCGCCTTTCGCCATTGGGATCAGAACAATCCGCTGCGCGGTCAGGTCGCAGCGGTGCTTGGGGCGGTCGCATGCTTGCATGTGCTCAACGCGTTTGGTGTCTTGTTTCCGGACGCCACTCGTATCGAATGGGCTATTCTGGCGCTGGTGAGTTCTGGCTTGTTCGCTTGGACCCTGTACCGACTGCTGATGACCGCGCCGACGAGCGGGGTGCAGGCGATCTTTCGTCGCTCGCAAGCGCTTCCAATAACGGATCGCTTCGAACGCGTCGACGCAGCAATGCACTCCAAAGGGATGTGGCGCGTTCCTGATCTGAATCCGGCGACATCAGCGCGCGCTACTGAGCTCTCCGTCAGCGAGACATCACACGCTCTCAATCGCCCCAGGGTTGTTTGTCGCTCGCCAGCGACTCCAATGCCGGATCACTTCGAGCGCATCGACGTGGCTATGCGCTCCAGGAAGATGTGGCGCATTCCCGATCTGAGTCTGGCGACGCTGGCGCAGGCTACCGAGCTTTCCGTCAGCGAAACCTCACGCGCTCTCAATCGCGCCGAGATTGGTGGTTTCTTTGCGTACGTCAACACGCTGCGCCTGGATGATGCCTGCGCACTGCTTTCCGATCCCGATCAAGCCCGATACACAGTGGAAGGATTGGGCCGCGAAGCTGGGTTCGCAACTCGTTCCACCTTCTACAAGGTGTTTCGCGAGCGCCTGGGGGTGACGCCGCATGGGTTTCGGCAAAAGGCACTGCGCAAAGCGACAAAGGAAGACGACTTGTTATCCGACCGGGGAGTTCGGCCATCGATCACACAGCAGATGGCGCCCTAA
- a CDS encoding malonic semialdehyde reductase — translation MRHMPLSQDALNQLFLEAHTHNANPNPWLPKDVPDALLEEVWNLARMGPTAANNSPGRIVFVRSAEAKAKLNECMDEGNKPKTMAAPATAIVGMDLAFYDHLPTLYPIAPTAKSWFDWMNDEQIAPIALRNSSLQGAYLILAARALGLDCGPMSGFDAAKVDAAFFAGTKIKSNFIINLGYGDDSKVYPRNPRLSFADACKIV, via the coding sequence ATGCGCCACATGCCTTTGTCACAAGATGCCTTGAACCAACTGTTTTTGGAAGCCCATACCCACAACGCCAACCCGAACCCTTGGCTGCCGAAGGACGTGCCGGATGCGCTGCTGGAAGAAGTCTGGAACCTGGCCCGCATGGGCCCCACAGCTGCCAACAACTCGCCAGGCCGCATTGTGTTTGTGCGCTCGGCCGAGGCCAAGGCCAAGCTGAACGAGTGCATGGACGAAGGCAATAAACCCAAGACGATGGCAGCACCCGCCACGGCGATTGTCGGCATGGATCTGGCCTTCTACGACCATTTGCCGACGCTCTACCCCATCGCGCCGACGGCCAAATCCTGGTTCGACTGGATGAACGACGAACAGATCGCCCCGATTGCACTCCGCAACTCCAGCCTACAGGGTGCCTACCTGATTCTGGCCGCGCGCGCGCTCGGTTTGGACTGCGGCCCGATGTCGGGCTTCGATGCGGCCAAGGTCGATGCCGCGTTCTTTGCCGGCACCAAGATCAAGTCCAACTTCATCATCAATCTGGGCTATGGCGACGACAGCAAGGTGTACCCGCGCAACCCGCGGTTGTCGTTTGCGGACGCCTGCAAGATCGTCTGA
- a CDS encoding S41 family peptidase, translating into MSRPSFSPVFVLFRASLCALSALPVASSAADASPATIDWVADATFLRERLPGLHPNLYHTLGAEAFARKLDAFIADRRSSEAERVLQLAQIVAAIGEGHTRLTLPLAPQARLFPTHAPTEPANVTQFTQFPLRLESTSDGYVVAAATDQMKVALGSVLVAIDARPVDDVVKRLGSLVHHDNAAQRRYLMASFLVVPEILHARGITGAVDRATWTFRDRRGKRLSLPIQALPSSQELNWNNLPNSSNALRNRNTDRDIWFENFPAADAIYVRLRQIADDRSSGERFSDFSNRLLTAINHGPQQRLIIDLRGNSGGNSSLVWPLVTGLVRSEKLTRPGALYVIVDGGTFSAAVDLVADLEKATPAIIVGERTGGSPNSYGDSRRLQLPSSGLTVRVSTRYTQGSHGEDRRNTVKPQIDAPLTQTDFLDGSDSALAAIVQRSSMIALPNGRWRGTVAFRYLDAQVDARIQDGGSGLAGWITMPEVGVAETQLDGLHFADTWLHAELKLERSTSRIELLQAREHLTGWIEYQGRPYPMVLYRVNADASD; encoded by the coding sequence ATGTCGCGCCCGTCCTTTTCGCCAGTTTTCGTTCTTTTTCGTGCCTCGTTGTGTGCGCTTTCTGCGTTACCCGTTGCCAGTTCGGCGGCGGACGCGTCACCGGCAACGATCGATTGGGTCGCCGACGCGACCTTTTTGCGCGAGCGCTTGCCGGGTCTGCACCCAAACCTTTATCACACCCTGGGTGCCGAAGCATTTGCGCGGAAACTGGATGCGTTTATCGCCGATCGACGCAGCTCGGAAGCCGAGCGCGTGCTGCAGCTTGCCCAAATCGTTGCTGCGATAGGGGAAGGGCATACCCGTCTGACCTTGCCCCTGGCACCCCAGGCACGCCTGTTCCCCACGCACGCACCGACCGAGCCGGCTAACGTGACTCAGTTCACTCAGTTTCCGCTCAGGCTCGAATCCACTTCGGACGGATATGTGGTGGCCGCTGCAACGGATCAGATGAAGGTGGCACTGGGCAGCGTGCTCGTGGCGATAGATGCCAGGCCCGTCGACGATGTAGTGAAGCGGTTGGGCTCGCTCGTTCATCATGACAATGCCGCGCAACGGCGCTATTTGATGGCTTCTTTCCTCGTGGTTCCCGAGATCCTGCACGCGCGCGGTATCACCGGCGCGGTGGACCGGGCGACTTGGACATTCCGTGATCGTCGGGGCAAGCGGCTGTCGCTACCGATCCAGGCGCTACCTAGTTCCCAGGAACTCAACTGGAATAACTTGCCGAATTCATCCAACGCACTCCGAAACCGCAACACCGATCGGGACATCTGGTTCGAGAATTTTCCAGCGGCCGACGCCATCTACGTGCGCCTGCGGCAGATCGCGGATGACCGATCGTCCGGCGAACGCTTTTCGGACTTCTCGAATCGGCTGCTGACAGCGATCAATCATGGGCCGCAACAGCGGCTAATCATCGATCTGCGCGGCAATTCAGGTGGGAATAGTTCTCTGGTGTGGCCGTTGGTCACCGGGTTGGTTCGTTCCGAAAAACTCACGCGCCCCGGCGCTCTGTACGTGATTGTCGATGGGGGCACGTTTTCCGCTGCGGTTGACTTGGTCGCGGATTTGGAGAAAGCCACACCGGCGATTATTGTCGGTGAACGCACCGGAGGTTCGCCGAACAGCTACGGCGACTCGCGACGCCTGCAACTTCCAAGCAGTGGCCTCACGGTGCGCGTATCCACCAGATATACGCAAGGCTCGCACGGCGAAGATCGGCGCAATACCGTGAAACCCCAAATCGATGCGCCGTTGACGCAAACAGACTTCCTCGACGGCAGCGATTCAGCGCTCGCCGCGATTGTGCAACGCTCGTCTATGATCGCACTGCCGAATGGCCGCTGGCGGGGTACGGTCGCGTTTCGCTATCTGGATGCACAGGTAGATGCTCGAATTCAAGACGGCGGATCGGGTCTTGCTGGCTGGATCACCATGCCCGAAGTAGGTGTGGCTGAGACGCAGTTGGACGGACTCCACTTTGCCGATACGTGGCTGCACGCGGAGCTGAAGCTCGAACGAAGCACGTCCCGCATCGAACTGCTGCAGGCAAGGGAACATCTTACCGGATGGATCGAATATCAGGGGCGGCCCTATCCGATGGTGCTTTATCGAGTCAACGCCGATGCCTCCGATTGA
- a CDS encoding ADOP family duplicated permease, with protein MVASAWITDWQLALRRAAARPRHALAIILVLALGIGASTTVYSALETLLLRPLPFPDDQQLVALYNTYPRLNIADSGNTVADYLDRRNHVTALSDSALYYDTSLDLADPAVGSALRVSAVVASPSLFTTLAVHPQLGRTFVDDDAIAETDTGGMWVKGRPVAIISDRFWRSTLGSDPNILGRTLSFSGRRYEVIGVMAPQFAFPSPEVQVWLPFAFSNRQKSDAMRGFEFAHSIGRLAEGSSIGQLQAQLVALAQQNLQRAQADSGPALAAFWQRAEHSQFTGSAQPLRDKLVGDLRQTVALLMAAVVVLLAIAAANAANMMVLHLSPHYRSMGVRQILGASNWDIVRPIVLESVSLALAAGIAGLALAGLGMAVMRALGLGGEVLGLALEINAAVLGFAALAVTVSTLCCVVAAVLHWRLNGIRVQASESSKALLGSRRAHAVRTQFVVLQIALAIALLATAGLLAQSLRQIQRVAPGFSAAGVLGLNVNLSPDRYPDAAQTRQFQRQLLDALRSLPGVESVGLLSSLPFTSDDDSTTVIRDGADAPTVPAYLQSVDADLFRTLQIPMVSGRTFLPTEDERAPAVAVIDVALAKALFGDRSPLAQRVATPGVNGPVWYDIVGVAGSIKRHDLSEQAAANTLYLSAVQSPPRIFRIVIRTKLPVDRVFGPVRSQMQRLDAAQPIWGLMPLDQRIAESLQMRHAVLLIVALFAGSALLLCATGLFSTLAMTIAERTGEIGLRLAVGASPARIFRMVLGEATRTAGIGVLFGASLALVPAPLIRSNLFGVSAHVPVVVLVVSGAGMILVLLASIVPARRAASVNPLHALGDH; from the coding sequence ATGGTTGCATCCGCATGGATCACTGATTGGCAATTGGCGTTGCGTCGCGCGGCCGCGCGGCCGCGCCATGCTCTGGCGATCATTCTGGTGCTGGCACTTGGCATTGGTGCCAGCACGACGGTGTATTCGGCGTTGGAGACCCTTCTCCTGCGACCGTTGCCGTTTCCGGACGACCAACAGCTGGTGGCGCTTTACAACACCTATCCACGCCTGAACATCGCGGACTCCGGCAATACCGTCGCCGACTACCTGGATCGACGGAACCACGTTACGGCGCTGTCCGACAGCGCGCTGTATTACGACACCAGTCTCGACCTTGCCGATCCGGCTGTTGGCTCGGCATTGCGTGTGTCCGCCGTGGTTGCCTCACCGTCACTGTTCACGACCTTGGCGGTGCACCCGCAACTGGGTCGCACATTTGTTGACGACGATGCCATAGCTGAGACCGACACCGGCGGCATGTGGGTCAAAGGCCGACCCGTCGCGATTATCAGTGACCGATTCTGGCGCAGCACGCTCGGCAGTGACCCGAACATCCTTGGTCGAACCTTGTCGTTCAGCGGGCGGCGCTACGAGGTCATCGGGGTTATGGCACCCCAGTTCGCGTTCCCTAGCCCAGAGGTCCAGGTCTGGTTGCCGTTCGCATTCTCCAATCGGCAGAAGTCGGATGCCATGCGCGGATTTGAGTTCGCTCATTCGATCGGTCGGCTCGCCGAAGGCAGCTCGATCGGGCAACTGCAAGCGCAACTCGTGGCGTTGGCGCAACAAAATCTGCAGCGCGCGCAGGCCGACTCGGGCCCCGCGCTCGCGGCGTTCTGGCAGCGCGCCGAACACTCCCAATTCACCGGCAGCGCGCAGCCATTGCGTGACAAGCTCGTCGGCGATCTCCGCCAAACGGTCGCGCTTTTGATGGCTGCTGTGGTCGTGCTGCTCGCCATTGCCGCTGCGAATGCCGCGAACATGATGGTGCTGCACCTGTCGCCGCACTACCGGAGCATGGGCGTTCGCCAGATTCTCGGCGCATCGAACTGGGATATTGTGCGGCCCATTGTGCTGGAGTCAGTGAGCCTTGCGTTAGCTGCGGGCATTGCAGGCCTGGCCTTGGCAGGCCTCGGCATGGCTGTGATGCGCGCGCTCGGGCTAGGTGGAGAGGTGCTGGGGTTGGCACTCGAGATCAACGCGGCGGTCCTCGGTTTTGCCGCCCTGGCCGTGACGGTGAGCACGCTGTGTTGTGTCGTGGCGGCCGTTCTGCATTGGCGGCTCAACGGCATTCGCGTGCAGGCGAGCGAATCGAGCAAGGCGCTCCTCGGCAGTCGGCGCGCGCATGCGGTGCGAACTCAGTTTGTGGTGTTGCAGATCGCTCTGGCGATCGCACTTCTGGCCACGGCGGGTCTACTCGCGCAGAGTCTTCGGCAGATTCAGCGTGTGGCGCCTGGGTTCTCGGCCGCTGGAGTCCTCGGCCTCAATGTGAATCTGTCGCCCGATCGCTATCCGGATGCAGCGCAAACCCGGCAATTTCAGCGACAGCTCTTGGACGCCCTGCGATCCCTGCCTGGTGTCGAATCCGTCGGGCTGCTCAGCAGCTTGCCGTTTACTTCCGATGACGACAGTACAACCGTGATTCGGGATGGGGCAGACGCCCCAACAGTTCCGGCTTATCTGCAATCCGTGGACGCCGATTTGTTCCGTACGTTGCAGATCCCCATGGTGAGCGGCCGCACCTTTCTGCCCACAGAGGACGAGCGCGCGCCGGCAGTCGCGGTGATCGACGTCGCGCTCGCGAAAGCGCTGTTTGGCGATCGCAGCCCCCTGGCGCAACGGGTTGCAACCCCAGGCGTGAATGGCCCGGTCTGGTACGACATCGTAGGCGTTGCCGGATCCATCAAGCGCCACGATCTGAGCGAGCAGGCGGCAGCGAACACCCTTTATCTTTCGGCCGTCCAATCGCCGCCAAGAATCTTCCGGATCGTCATTCGTACCAAGCTCCCGGTAGACCGTGTGTTTGGGCCGGTGCGAAGCCAAATGCAACGATTGGATGCCGCGCAGCCGATCTGGGGCTTGATGCCGCTGGACCAGCGCATCGCGGAATCGCTCCAGATGCGCCATGCCGTGCTGCTCATCGTGGCCCTCTTTGCCGGGTCGGCGCTTCTGCTGTGTGCGACCGGGCTATTCAGCACGCTGGCCATGACCATCGCCGAACGCACGGGTGAGATTGGGCTTCGGCTTGCGGTGGGCGCGAGCCCCGCTCGCATCTTCCGCATGGTGCTGGGCGAGGCCACCCGTACGGCCGGTATCGGCGTTCTGTTTGGTGCCAGTCTCGCACTCGTGCCGGCGCCCCTGATTCGTTCGAACCTGTTTGGCGTGTCCGCTCACGTTCCGGTCGTTGTGCTCGTCGTTTCCGGCGCGGGCATGATCCTCGTGCTGCTTGCCAGTATCGTCCCGGCCCGTCGTGCAGCAAGCGTCAACCCCTTGCACGCGCTTGGTGACCATTGA
- a CDS encoding mitochondrial fission ELM1 family protein — protein sequence MTAETRLFAISDGRAGNARQAEALAAAIGGEVTVFRTEPNRPWRWFAPRLIPGYRRMMTRAFGAVLAGPPPDFLVGCGRQAAFWLRALKRHWPNTFAVQILDPRVAWGEFDLIVCPEHDELAGPNVLVTLGALHDLTAERLQQARRRFSDLDRRPRPITSLLIGGPSPMLPLNAESVRHLLSRIEHLPGQHQGSLLVTTSRRTPKAVSEQIAAHCAAMPGTQFWSPDHPGDNPYVGFLACADRIVVTPDSVNMLSEAVAVGVPVYTLCEQEPTGKFAHFHAALRERGLLHPLGTLGWPRPPLRETENIAEAVRLRWQAHRENER from the coding sequence ATGACTGCTGAGACCCGTCTGTTCGCGATCAGCGATGGCCGTGCCGGCAACGCCCGCCAGGCCGAAGCGCTGGCTGCCGCGATTGGCGGCGAGGTCACGGTGTTTCGCACCGAACCCAATCGTCCTTGGCGCTGGTTCGCCCCGCGCCTGATCCCGGGATATCGCCGCATGATGACCCGAGCCTTTGGCGCGGTATTGGCCGGGCCACCGCCGGACTTTCTGGTGGGTTGTGGGCGGCAGGCGGCGTTCTGGTTGCGTGCGCTGAAGCGGCATTGGCCCAATACCTTTGCCGTGCAGATTCTCGATCCAAGGGTGGCCTGGGGCGAGTTCGATCTGATTGTCTGCCCCGAGCACGACGAGCTTGCGGGCCCGAATGTGCTGGTCACGCTCGGCGCGCTGCACGACTTGACGGCCGAGCGCTTGCAACAAGCTCGAAGGCGCTTCAGTGATCTGGATCGACGGCCCCGTCCCATCACCAGTCTGTTGATTGGCGGACCGTCGCCGATGCTGCCACTGAATGCGGAGTCGGTTCGGCATCTGCTGTCGCGGATCGAGCACCTGCCCGGCCAGCATCAGGGCAGTTTGCTCGTGACCACGTCCCGCCGCACGCCGAAAGCCGTCTCAGAGCAAATCGCGGCACATTGCGCCGCCATGCCCGGCACGCAGTTCTGGTCGCCTGATCACCCAGGCGACAACCCGTATGTCGGTTTTCTGGCTTGTGCGGACCGAATCGTCGTCACCCCCGATTCGGTCAACATGCTGAGCGAGGCCGTCGCGGTAGGTGTTCCGGTCTACACACTCTGCGAGCAGGAGCCGACTGGCAAGTTCGCGCATTTCCATGCCGCCCTTCGAGAGCGCGGTCTCTTGCATCCGCTCGGGACCCTGGGCTGGCCACGTCCGCCGTTGCGCGAAACGGAAAATATTGCCGAAGCGGTACGCTTGCGCTGGCAGGCGCATCGCGAGAACGAACGCTGA
- the mutM gene encoding bifunctional DNA-formamidopyrimidine glycosylase/DNA-(apurinic or apyrimidinic site) lyase codes for MPELPEVETTRRGIAPHLKAQQIDALTLRRPDLRWPIPKALATAVRGQQILGVRRRAKYLLIDTEPGAMLIHLGMSGSLRVLPHGQTAGKHDHYDLELSNHTLLRFNDPRRFGCLLWQAAGTTHELLAHLGPEPLEGDFDGDYLFAMSRGRSAPIKAFLMDQAVVVGVGNIYVAEALFAAGIRPMRAAGKVSRASYQAIAVAIRRILAYAIERGGTTLRDFLKPDGEPGYFEQELFVYGRAGEPCKVCGGIIKGLVQSNRASSYCPRCQK; via the coding sequence ATGCCCGAGTTACCCGAAGTCGAAACCACGCGGCGCGGCATTGCCCCGCACCTCAAAGCGCAGCAGATCGATGCGTTGACGTTGCGTCGGCCGGACTTGCGCTGGCCGATTCCGAAAGCGCTTGCCACCGCAGTGCGCGGTCAGCAGATCCTCGGCGTCCGCCGACGCGCAAAGTACTTGCTGATCGACACCGAGCCGGGCGCGATGCTGATCCACCTCGGCATGTCGGGCAGCTTGCGCGTGCTGCCGCATGGCCAGACCGCCGGCAAGCATGATCACTACGATCTCGAACTCAGCAATCACACCTTGCTGCGCTTCAATGACCCGAGGCGTTTCGGCTGCCTGTTGTGGCAAGCGGCTGGGACCACTCATGAGTTGCTCGCGCACCTGGGGCCCGAACCGCTGGAGGGCGATTTCGATGGCGACTATCTGTTCGCAATGAGCCGCGGCCGCAGCGCGCCGATCAAGGCATTCCTGATGGACCAGGCCGTCGTCGTCGGCGTCGGCAACATCTATGTGGCCGAGGCGTTGTTCGCCGCCGGCATTCGACCGATGCGCGCTGCCGGCAAAGTCAGCCGAGCCTCGTACCAGGCGATCGCGGTTGCCATCCGACGCATTCTGGCCTACGCGATTGAACGCGGCGGCACCACGCTTCGGGATTTTCTGAAGCCGGACGGCGAGCCAGGCTATTTTGAGCAGGAGTTGTTCGTTTACGGCCGTGCTGGCGAGCCTTGCAAAGTGTGTGGCGGCATCATCAAGGGTTTGGTTCAATCCAATCGTGCGAGCAGTTACTGCCCGCGTTGTCAAAAATAG